The nucleotide window AAAAAATGGGATATTATACAATGTAAAGAAGATACTAAATCACATGTAAAATTAATAAGGATTttagaagaaaataaattaaaaaataatagacAATGTTATCCTAGATCTAAGTATAAAGACACAcacaataaaaaaaaacatgaaaaagaaaa belongs to Plasmodium reichenowi strain SY57 chromosome Unknown, whole genome shotgun sequence and includes:
- a CDS encoding putative exported protein (Plasmodium exported protein, unknown function), with protein sequence KKWDIIQCKEDTKSHVKLIRILEENKLKNNRQCYPRSKYKDTHNKKKHEKEKIKEKEVKERETMLITDIYNNSYNYLNDSDDDFDNNCCSDRCCLSYIFC